A region of Moorena sp. SIOASIH DNA encodes the following proteins:
- a CDS encoding ABC transporter permease: MTRYLINRLLVSIPTLIAISIVVFGILALAPGDPMGEFATNPSITPEVRENIRRALGLDQPIPIRYIKWAWSFLQGDMGYSFTSRSPVSALMLQRLPTTLWVVGSAYIFAVLLAFPLGIISALKRYSIFDNIVTTLAFLGFSLPTFFTGLLFIIIFSVQLNWLPFIYDSTLKVTDWNSFVIQFKQSIMPIVVLGLFQAAVLMRFIRSSILEQLNQDYVRTAYAKGLHQFVVVNRHILRNALIPVVTLVALDIPTVFTGALITEQVFRVPGIGALLIDSIYRNDTPVVMAITFIYAILIVVFNLVADILYGILDPRVQII, from the coding sequence ATGACGCGATACCTAATTAATCGTCTTTTAGTTTCTATTCCCACCTTAATTGCGATCAGTATCGTAGTATTCGGTATCCTGGCCTTAGCACCTGGAGACCCGATGGGGGAATTTGCCACTAATCCCTCGATTACTCCGGAAGTGCGGGAAAATATTCGTCGAGCCCTTGGTTTAGACCAACCTATCCCGATTCGGTATATTAAATGGGCGTGGTCATTTCTCCAAGGGGATATGGGATATTCCTTCACTAGCCGTAGTCCTGTTAGTGCCCTAATGCTCCAGCGTTTACCTACTACGTTATGGGTTGTGGGTTCTGCTTATATCTTTGCTGTCTTGCTGGCGTTTCCCTTAGGAATAATCTCAGCACTTAAACGTTACTCTATCTTTGATAACATTGTCACCACCCTGGCCTTTCTAGGATTTTCTCTACCAACCTTTTTTACTGGTTTGCTGTTCATTATTATTTTTAGTGTCCAGCTAAATTGGTTACCTTTTATCTACGACAGCACACTTAAGGTAACAGATTGGAATAGTTTTGTGATCCAATTCAAGCAGTCTATCATGCCCATCGTAGTATTAGGATTATTTCAAGCAGCAGTATTGATGCGTTTTATTCGTTCATCCATACTCGAACAGCTAAATCAAGACTACGTGCGTACTGCTTACGCTAAGGGATTACATCAATTTGTAGTGGTCAATCGCCATATTTTACGGAATGCTCTGATTCCGGTTGTCACCTTAGTTGCCCTAGATATTCCTACTGTATTTACTGGTGCTTTAATCACTGAACAAGTATTCCGGGTTCCTGGAATTGGTGCCTTGCTGATTGATTCTATCTATCGAAACGATACACCAGTAGTGATGGCGATTACTTTTATCTACGCTATTTTAATTGTGGTCTTTAATCTAGTCGCTGATATCCTTTATGGCATTCTAGATCCGAGAGTTCAAATAATATAG
- a CDS encoding ABC transporter permease has protein sequence MSVLWKFFGGDGWRRFRQDRMAVIGSIVLLIMVITIVLGPFIDKTPIDKIDFSISSAPPSWAHPFGTNDLGQDQLARVLWGGRISLTVGIAAMVVAISLGTLIGALSGFYGGVIDTFLMRLTDLFLALPQLPLLLLVIYLFRDVMRQLAGPELGIFILIVLVIGCLNWMSVARLVRASFLTVREMDFVTAARSIGAKPSRLIWAHILPNVLSPVIVAATLAVGNAIITESTLSFLGLGFPPDVPTWGRMLFDAQNYIEIAPHMAIFPGLAIFLTVLSINYIGDGLRDALDPQTRRK, from the coding sequence ATGAGTGTTCTGTGGAAGTTTTTTGGTGGAGATGGATGGCGTCGGTTTCGCCAAGACCGAATGGCTGTAATCGGGTCTATTGTACTTTTAATCATGGTGATTACCATTGTTTTAGGCCCATTCATTGATAAAACACCTATTGACAAAATTGACTTTAGTATATCCAGTGCGCCACCAAGTTGGGCACATCCTTTTGGTACTAATGATTTAGGTCAGGATCAACTGGCTCGGGTATTGTGGGGGGGACGCATCTCTTTAACCGTTGGGATTGCGGCTATGGTAGTGGCGATTTCGTTAGGAACTTTAATTGGAGCGTTATCTGGTTTCTATGGAGGAGTAATTGATACCTTCCTGATGCGCTTGACGGATTTATTTTTAGCATTACCTCAGCTACCGTTGTTACTGTTAGTAATTTATTTATTCCGAGATGTCATGCGGCAGCTGGCTGGGCCAGAGTTGGGTATTTTTATATTGATAGTGCTAGTAATTGGTTGCTTGAATTGGATGTCCGTGGCGCGATTAGTACGAGCTAGTTTTTTGACAGTACGGGAAATGGATTTTGTAACAGCAGCTCGCTCGATTGGTGCTAAACCTAGTCGATTGATTTGGGCTCATATTCTTCCTAATGTGCTTAGTCCGGTAATTGTTGCCGCTACCTTGGCCGTGGGAAATGCGATTATTACTGAGTCTACCTTGAGTTTTTTAGGATTAGGGTTTCCTCCTGATGTTCCGACCTGGGGACGAATGCTATTTGATGCCCAAAATTATATTGAAATAGCCCCTCATATGGCAATTTTTCCGGGATTAGCGATTTTTTTAACAGTGCTTAGTATTAATTATATTGGGGATGGGTTAAGGGATGCTTTGGATCCGCAAACGAGGAGAAAGTAG
- the lepB gene encoding signal peptidase I has protein sequence MTEEPKRRERENKTGGNYRQTDFSDHGVYVEGNYINHREQPRHVPAPLWRELLSKLIGWLDRDKYAASCIRKQLLVEVKREVKTRLQDSLHQDQLEMNLYLELPMEESKGAVERDQRQKVIPLMPQTSAMEVFERPDVKGRLLILGEPGSGKTTTLLRLAEELVNQAEQNHAAPVPIIFELSAWKNDQQPLDKWLVAQLKDNYSIDEKISQQWLENHQLLPLLDGLDELGIPRQRLCVTKINQFFKQDIQRRGVVCCRLEEYQHGRVKLRKLNGAYCLQSPNDVQIQDYLQRLGKREFWQVLSSDAQMRELADKPLFLNVMVTAYQGQPITNEAQLWSVYVEERLKLPLDEQNYPKGVPYGDEDTRHWLTYLARQLVADSTTEFLIEHMQPYWLTKGGERIAFRLIVGLVLGLINGLIYGLMIGLSLGLNFGLINCLSLGLFFGLFFGLFEKFEYHEIKAEYFAITWPRLIGGLIGGLVSGLIFVLIGGLVFGLSFGVIGGLSFGVIGRLSFGVIGGLRFGLNLGLIYGLNIGMTGGLIGGLKTEIKAKEIPNQSIKASFKQTFIILLFAFPAGALFFTLISIVTGANVDLTSSLRMGLVVGLLSALAGGQDWIRHLALRLILWQRGAIPWNYARFLRYAAEKRLIQQVGGRYRFIHDSLRRYFVGNEPVPAPLIEGSKNPGLGLILFGFSMFVFVMLNSSIYVNSGLESTVLPVVQSGDVVLTDMVTRNWRKFHHGDVIHFRVNKDLAQQGFNDDLNYIMRIVALPGETFAIKQGEVYINGQRLQTDYIEAITIQYYHELEIEIPSCCYLVLGENPDDQDKLLMGLVARKQIDGQVLFRLFPFGRFGRVN, from the coding sequence ATGACTGAAGAACCAAAGCGGCGAGAGCGTGAAAATAAGACAGGAGGTAATTACCGCCAAACTGATTTTAGTGACCACGGTGTGTATGTTGAGGGTAATTACATTAATCATCGGGAGCAGCCAAGACATGTGCCAGCTCCCCTTTGGAGAGAATTACTAAGTAAGCTAATTGGATGGCTCGACCGTGATAAGTATGCTGCTAGTTGCATTCGCAAACAGTTACTGGTAGAAGTCAAGCGGGAGGTAAAAACTCGACTCCAAGATTCTCTGCACCAAGACCAGTTAGAGATGAATCTGTATCTGGAATTACCCATGGAGGAGAGCAAGGGAGCGGTAGAGCGTGACCAGCGACAGAAAGTAATTCCCCTAATGCCTCAAACCTCAGCAATGGAGGTATTTGAACGGCCAGATGTAAAAGGTCGGTTACTAATTTTAGGGGAACCGGGGTCTGGGAAAACGACCACTTTACTAAGATTAGCAGAGGAGTTAGTTAACCAAGCAGAACAGAATCATGCTGCACCGGTCCCGATCATCTTTGAGCTTTCTGCCTGGAAAAATGATCAGCAACCCCTTGATAAATGGTTAGTCGCTCAACTCAAGGACAATTACAGTATTGACGAAAAAATTAGCCAACAATGGCTGGAAAACCATCAACTACTGCCCCTTCTGGATGGTTTAGACGAGTTAGGCATACCCCGTCAACGGCTGTGCGTCACCAAAATTAATCAGTTTTTCAAGCAAGACATCCAACGCCGTGGGGTGGTTTGCTGTCGCCTGGAAGAATATCAGCACGGAAGAGTCAAACTACGTAAACTTAATGGGGCTTATTGCTTGCAGTCCCCCAATGATGTCCAAATCCAAGATTATCTCCAGCGCCTGGGTAAACGGGAGTTCTGGCAAGTGCTATCCAGTGATGCCCAGATGAGAGAACTGGCAGATAAACCCCTGTTTTTAAACGTGATGGTGACGGCATACCAGGGGCAGCCGATTACCAATGAAGCACAACTGTGGTCAGTCTATGTGGAGGAGCGCTTAAAGTTACCCCTTGATGAGCAAAACTATCCCAAGGGAGTTCCTTATGGAGATGAGGATACTAGACATTGGTTGACTTATCTAGCTCGGCAATTAGTAGCCGATTCAACCACTGAATTTTTAATTGAACATATGCAGCCATATTGGTTAACAAAAGGTGGAGAAAGAATTGCTTTTCGATTGATTGTAGGGCTGGTTTTAGGGCTGATTAATGGTCTGATTTATGGGCTGATGATTGGTCTGAGTCTTGGGCTAAATTTTGGGCTGATTAATTGTCTGAGTCTTGGACTATTTTTTGGACTATTTTTTGGGCTATTTGAGAAGTTTGAATACCACGAAATAAAAGCTGAATATTTTGCTATAACTTGGCCTAGGCTGATTGGTGGGCTGATTGGTGGACTGGTTTCCGGACTGATTTTCGTGCTGATTGGTGGACTGGTTTTCGGGCTGAGTTTTGGGGTGATTGGTGGGCTGAGTTTTGGGGTGATTGGTAGGCTGAGTTTTGGGGTGATTGGTGGGCTGAGGTTTGGACTGAATTTAGGGCTGATTTATGGGCTGAATATAGGGATGACTGGTGGGTTAATTGGTGGGCTAAAAACAGAGATTAAAGCTAAGGAAATACCTAATCAAAGTATAAAAGCATCTTTTAAACAAACGTTTATTATTCTTTTGTTTGCTTTTCCAGCTGGGGCATTATTTTTTACCCTTATCTCCATCGTTACAGGAGCTAACGTTGATTTGACTAGCTCTTTAAGAATGGGTTTAGTTGTAGGCTTACTTTCGGCACTAGCTGGGGGTCAAGACTGGATACGGCACTTGGCTCTGAGGCTGATTTTATGGCAAAGGGGAGCAATTCCTTGGAACTATGCCAGGTTCCTCAGGTATGCTGCAGAAAAGCGCTTGATTCAGCAAGTGGGAGGGCGTTACCGTTTTATTCATGATTCTCTGCGTCGGTATTTTGTGGGCAATGAACCTGTTCCAGCTCCCCTGATTGAAGGTTCTAAAAACCCTGGGCTGGGCTTGATTCTGTTCGGGTTTTCTATGTTTGTTTTTGTAATGCTCAATAGCAGCATCTATGTTAACAGTGGGCTAGAATCAACAGTACTACCAGTAGTCCAGAGCGGTGATGTGGTTCTCACGGATATGGTCACCCGTAATTGGCGCAAATTCCACCACGGAGATGTGATTCACTTTCGGGTTAACAAGGATTTGGCGCAGCAAGGCTTTAATGATGATTTGAACTACATTATGCGGATTGTGGCTTTACCTGGGGAAACGTTTGCCATTAAGCAAGGAGAAGTTTATATCAATGGTCAACGGCTGCAAACTGACTACATTGAAGCAATTACCATCCAATATTACCACGAACTAGAGATAGAAATCCCCTCTTGTTGCTACTTAGTTTTGGGTGAAAATCCAGATGATCAGGATAAGTTGTTGATGGGCTTGGTGGCTAGGAAGCAAATTGATGGTCAAGTTTTATTCCGTCTGTTTCCCTTTGGGCGGTTTGGCCGGGTTAATTAA
- a CDS encoding peptide ABC transporter substrate-binding protein, with translation MTRYYILILLSILCLTGCNSPDSAVLQSNQDSTLKLLYWQAPTILNPHLSNGYKDSEASRITLEPLTSYDKNGDMVLFLAAEVPTVENGGIAADGKSVTWKLKRNLKWSDGTPFTAADVVFTYKFITNPAVGSTTANTYKTIKSVEAIDDYTVKVNFKDVNPAWFLVFSGSAGMILPRHLYQDFNGANARQAPANLMPVGTGPYQVVEFKPGDTVVYQPNPNFREADKPYFERVELKGGGDATSAARAVLQTGDGDYAYNLQVEAPVLKRLEAGGKGKVVAIFGALVERILINQTDPNQQAPSGKRSSLKFPHPFFKDKGVRQAFNLALDRETIAQQLYGPTGKATGNFLVLPEQYNSPNTTYEFNPKKAVALLEEAGWKDTNGNGIRDKDGVEMTVLFQTSVNPVRQKTQEIVKQTLTSIGVGVELKSIDASIYFSGDPANNDTTQHFYADLQMYTTGNDSPDPGAYLKTYTCDEIPQKANQWSGQNVSRYCNPKYDQLWEQSTKELDPEKRRKIFIQMNDLLVKDEVVVLPIVHRADPAGFSNQLEGYDLTPWDRNTWNIMDWKRKS, from the coding sequence TTGACTAGATACTATATCCTGATTCTATTGAGTATTCTGTGTTTAACTGGCTGTAATTCCCCTGATAGTGCAGTTTTACAGTCCAACCAGGACAGTACTTTGAAGCTACTGTACTGGCAAGCACCCACTATCCTCAATCCTCATCTTTCCAATGGTTACAAGGATTCCGAAGCCAGTCGGATTACCCTGGAACCCCTGACTAGTTATGACAAAAATGGGGATATGGTGCTGTTTTTGGCAGCAGAAGTTCCTACGGTAGAGAATGGTGGGATTGCAGCGGATGGTAAGTCAGTGACTTGGAAACTAAAGCGCAATTTAAAGTGGTCCGATGGCACCCCTTTCACCGCTGCTGATGTGGTGTTCACTTACAAATTCATCACCAATCCAGCCGTAGGTTCCACCACTGCTAATACTTATAAAACTATCAAAAGCGTTGAAGCAATCGATGACTACACAGTCAAAGTCAACTTCAAGGATGTTAATCCAGCTTGGTTTTTAGTCTTTTCCGGTAGTGCTGGCATGATTTTGCCACGCCATTTATATCAAGATTTCAATGGTGCTAATGCACGACAAGCGCCAGCCAACTTGATGCCTGTAGGAACTGGTCCCTATCAGGTCGTAGAATTTAAGCCAGGGGATACTGTAGTTTATCAGCCAAACCCTAACTTCCGAGAAGCGGATAAACCCTATTTCGAGCGAGTAGAACTAAAAGGCGGTGGTGATGCTACCTCTGCTGCTAGAGCAGTCTTACAAACCGGCGATGGGGATTATGCCTACAATCTACAAGTGGAAGCACCTGTGTTGAAGCGACTGGAAGCAGGGGGTAAAGGTAAAGTCGTGGCTATCTTTGGGGCGTTGGTAGAACGGATTTTAATCAATCAAACCGACCCCAATCAACAAGCCCCCTCTGGAAAACGGTCTAGTCTCAAATTTCCCCATCCGTTCTTCAAAGACAAGGGAGTGCGTCAGGCCTTTAACCTAGCCCTAGACCGGGAAACCATTGCCCAACAGCTTTATGGACCAACGGGCAAAGCCACAGGGAATTTCTTAGTGTTACCAGAGCAATATAATTCCCCCAATACTACCTATGAATTTAACCCTAAAAAAGCGGTAGCCCTGTTGGAGGAAGCAGGTTGGAAAGATACCAATGGTAACGGGATTCGGGATAAAGATGGGGTGGAGATGACCGTGTTGTTTCAGACTTCAGTCAATCCTGTGCGCCAGAAGACTCAGGAAATTGTCAAACAGACCCTAACCTCGATTGGGGTTGGGGTAGAACTTAAGAGTATTGATGCCAGTATTTATTTCTCCGGTGATCCAGCTAACAACGATACTACCCAGCACTTTTATGCTGACCTACAAATGTACACCACAGGGAATGATAGCCCCGACCCTGGTGCGTATCTGAAAACCTATACTTGTGATGAAATTCCCCAGAAAGCGAATCAATGGTCTGGGCAAAATGTCTCTCGCTACTGTAATCCGAAATACGATCAGCTTTGGGAGCAGTCTACAAAGGAGTTAGACCCAGAAAAACGTCGGAAAATCTTTATCCAGATGAATGACTTACTCGTTAAAGATGAAGTCGTAGTTTTGCCAATTGTCCATCGGGCTGACCCAGCTGGGTTTAGCAATCAGCTGGAGGGTTATGACTTAACACCATGGGATCGCAATACTTGGAATATTATGGATTGGAAGCGGAAGTCATAA
- a CDS encoding type II toxin-antitoxin system Phd/YefM family antitoxin encodes MLSRETTYSQARANLASILDQVYDEREIIVIKGDNQKNVALIAEDELSGILETIYLLRSPENAKRLFRALEWAESEEATPQSLEELKEELGIKS; translated from the coding sequence ATGTTAAGTCGGGAAACTACCTATTCTCAAGCAAGAGCTAACCTAGCTAGCATCCTAGATCAAGTTTACGATGAACGCGAAATTATCGTAATCAAGGGTGATAACCAGAAAAATGTCGCGTTAATTGCTGAAGATGAATTGTCTGGTATCTTAGAAACCATTTATCTGTTGCGATCGCCAGAAAATGCCAAGCGCCTGTTTAGGGCTTTGGAATGGGCAGAGTCAGAAGAAGCTACTCCTCAAAGTTTGGAAGAATTAAAAGAGGAATTGGGTATTAAGTCGTGA